One window of Salvelinus fontinalis isolate EN_2023a chromosome 19, ASM2944872v1, whole genome shotgun sequence genomic DNA carries:
- the LOC129816189 gene encoding FERM and PDZ domain-containing protein 4-like isoform X3, producing the protein MDVFSFVKMPKLSGHRTKSSGWPPPSGTWSAAHGPPNGWDMATNRDGRDCYINHVSQSSSLEEVRQDGDKFVPPAPRKVEMRRDPVLGFGFVAGSEKPVVVRSVTPGGPSEGRLTPGDEIVMINDEPVSSAPRERVIDLVRSCKESIVLTVVQPYPSPKSAFISAAKKAKLKSNPVKVRFAEEVIINGQVPESVKDNSLLFMPNVLKVYLENGQTKSFKFDSNTSIKDVILTLQEKLSVKSIEHFSLMLEHRHEGSASKLMILHEQEMLTQVTQRPGAHKMKCFFRISFVPKDPVDLLRRDAVAFEYLYVQSCNDVVLERFGSELKYDTALRLAALQMYILTINTKQSQKVSLKYIEKEWGLALFLPPAVLSSMKEKNIKKALTHILKTNQNLVPPGKKLSALQAKVHYLKYLSDLRLYGGRVFKSILLQGEKHTEVTLLVGPRYGISHVINTKTNLVALLADFSHVNRIEMYTEDEKNVRVELHVLDVKPITLLMESTDAMNLACLTAGYYRLLVDSRRSIFNMAKTGNADTGHDCRVKQNYQAIEWAYSTSFRGCEEHHNNQRCTSREPSSNRDSDCMDHGRSESDMSPVYITEIQQPPQNNMHMAERVDTRGGTRGPTHPQPYLCAPRPKAQDSPRSAKVSFIFGDPPLDSVNPQNLGYQRLMDEVPEVLHDHSPMYERLEEDYKSKDPMGMDGEGYPYGAKIFGNTECIEEPLLHDICYADTTDADEDEDDISCEEDMGLMGDLDKATFLSFSGSSDDIIDLTSLPPPPEGKDEEDNEDVLLHSLNLAIAAPPPGFRDSFDEDEQHGGAQGHVRKGQGTRDDIPVSLIDSVPTQGEEGPEIEGALDDAVVSTLQALEALAASEEQSPHPQSENSTGVQISRAFSPESSSDSGNETNSSEMTESSELVAAQKLSETHLRLYVATAEGYHPLTEEKTEFPKTPCEGKVALAIQQNPQETWEGGGEEEGAKSSAVSSTQILHSDGGEMEPETMETKSLTNYFNKLHMGSVMRKQPGKLSDTECRIQGDNDDSTENRHSNIQNSNRGDPPKYNSDPPKYNAILREPPYMNQFELGRTPYPYREKPPRYHRPPENKMADNLSPDCVSDSQASHSDRGTIKGDKQDSNERSLQLDSHSHSPAEVPHSTEEANLPSSDPQQQQTRVPSTEQDVTRLHEYHLSKRMSLLQGSEGVHSLQSSQCSSIDAGCSSGSSSCVTPMDSPLCTGENMHLLSESSLKGLGYISGEEKAYGTQGQGTQQGKARHQTIDPTMLRKIHAATSAEPGFGTIRGDGCHRMPKIKETTV; encoded by the exons CCACGTGTCCCAAAGCAGCTCCCTGGAGGAGGTTCGTCAGGACGGGGACAAGTTTGTACCTCCAGCCCCCCGCAAGGTGGAGATGAGACGAGATCCAGTCCTGGGCTTTGGCTTTGTGGCAGGCAGTGAGAAACCTGTGGTGGTCCGGTCAGTCACACCAG GAGGTCCCTCTGAGGGCAGACTGACCCCAGGAGACGAGATCGTCATGATTAACGATGAGCCGGTTAGCTCCGCCCCCAGAGAGAGGGTCATCGACCTCGTCAG GAGCTGCAAGGAATCCATTGTTTTGACAGTGGTTCAACCGTACCCA TCTCCCAAATCTGCGTTCATCAGTGCAGCCAAGAAGGCCAAGTTAAAGTCTAATCCAGTGAAAGTCCGCTTTGCAGAGGAGGTCATCATTAATGGACAGGTCCCA GAATCTGTGAAGGACAACTCTCTACTCTTCATGCCAAATGTTCTGAAGGTGTACCTGGAGAACGGACAGACCAAATCCTTCAAGTTTGACAGTAACACATCCATTAAG GATGTCATCTTGACCCTGCAAGAGAAGCTCTCCGTTAAGAGTATTGAACACTTCTCGCTGATGCTGGAGCACAGACACGAGGGCTCGGCCAGCAAACTCATGATTCTCCACGAGCAGGAGATGTTAACTCAG GTGACACAGAGACCAGGGGCACACAAGATGAAATGCTTCTTCCGCATCAGCTTTGTCCCAAAGGACCCCGTTGACCTGCTCAGGAGAGATGCAGTGGCGTTTGAATACCTCTATGTTCAG AGCTGTAATGACGTGGTGCTGGAGAGATTTGGGTCAGAGCTGAAATACGACACGGCCCTGCGTCTGGCTGCCCTGCAGATGTACATCCTCACCATCAACACCAAGCAGTCACAGAAAGTCTCGCTCAAATACATTGA GAAGGAGTGGGGTTTGGCACTGTTTCTCCCTCCTGCAGTACTGTCCAGCATGAAAGAGAAGAACATCAAGAAAGCCCTAACACACATTCTCAAAACCAACCAGAATCTGGTACCTCCTGGAAAAAAG CTGTCAGCATTACAGGCCAAGGTCCACTATCTGAAGTATCTCAGTGACCTGCGACTGTACGGAGGGCGGGTTTTTAAATCTATACTGCTG CAAGGAGAGAAGCACACAGAGGTAACCCTGCTAGTTGGTCCAAGGTATGGCATCAGTCATGTGATCAACACCAAGACTAACCTGGTGGCGCTGCTGGCGGACTTCAGCCACGTCAACCGTATCGAGATGTACACAGAGGACGAGAAGAACGTCAGGGTAGAGCTACATGTTCTGGATGTGAAG CCCATCACTCTGCTAATGGAGTCCACTGATGCGATGAATCTGGCCTGTTTGACTGCTGGATACTACAGACTACTAGTGGACTCTCGCCGTTCCATCTTCAACATGGCAAAAACAGGGAATGCAGACACCG GCCATGACTGCAGAGTAAAGCAGAACTATCAAGCTATAGAGTGGGCGTACAGCACCTCCTTTAGAGGGTGTGAGGAGCACCACAACAACCAGCGCTGTACGTCCAGGGAGCCCTCCTCCAACAGAGACTCAGACTGCATGGACCATGGGAGGAGTGAGAGTGACATGTCCCCTGTCTATATCACTGAGATCCAGCAGCCGCCCCAGAACAACATGCACATGGCAGAGAGGGTAGATACCAGAGGGGGGACCAGAGGCCCAACACACCCCCAGCCCTACCTCTGTGCCCCCAGACCCAAAGCCCAGGACTCCCCCCGCAGTGCCAAGGTCTCCTTCATCTTCGGGGATCCCCCGTTAGACAGTGTGAACCCCCAGAACCTTGGCTACCAGAGGCTGATGGACGAAGTCCCAGAGGTTCTACACGACCACAGCCCCATGTATGAGCGACTAGAGGAGGACTACAAGAGCAAGGATCCCATGGGGATGGACGGGGAGGGCTATCCGTACGGCGCCAAAATCTTCGGCAACACCGAGTGCATTGAGGAGCCGCTGCTGCACGACATCTGCTACGCCGACACCACGGACGCCGACGAGGACGAGGATGACATCAGCTGCGAGGAGGACATGGGGCTGATGGGGGATCTGGACAAGGCCACCTTCCTCTCGTTCTCTGGGTCCAGCGATGACATCATCGACCTGACCTCCCTGCCCCCGCCGCCAGAGGGTAAAGACGAGGAGGATAACGAGGATGTATTGCTTCACTCCCTCAACCTGGCCATCGCAGCCCCGCCCCCAGGCTTTAGGGACAGCTTTGATGAGGATGAGCAGCACGGAGGGGCCCAGGGGCATGTCAGAAAGGGCCAGGGGACCCGTGACGATATCCCTGTATCCCTCATAGACTCAGTCCCCACACAGGGGGAGGAGGGCCCAGAGATAGAGGGAGCCCTGGACGATGCTGTGGTGTCCACCTTACAGGCACTGGAGGCCCTTGCGGCTTCTGAGGAGCAGAGCCCACACCCACAGTCAGAAAATAGCACAG GTGTACAAATATCAAGGGCCTTTAGCCCCGAGTCCTCATCGGACTCTGGCAACGAGACTAACTCCTCAGAGATGACGGAGAGTTCAGAGCTGGTCGCTGCCCAGAAACTCTCTGAAACCCATTTGAGACTGTATGTGGCCACTGCTGAGGGCTACCACCCTCTGACTGAGGAGAAAACAGAGTTCCCCAAAACACCTTGTGAAGGAAAGGTAGCCCTGGCCATACAGCAGAACCCTCAGGAGACCTGGGAGGGTggcggggaggaggagggagccaAGTCCTCAGCTGTGTCCTCCACCCAGATCCTCCACTCagatgggggagagatggagCCAGAGACCATGGAGACCAAGTCCCTCACCAACTATTTCAACAAACTGCACATGGGCTCTGTGATGAGAAAGCAGCCGGGGAAGCTGAGTGACACAGAATGCAGGATTCAGGGAGATAACGATGACTCAACAGAAAATCGACACAGCAACATCCAGAACTCAAATAGAGGGGATCCACCCAAATATAATTCAGACCCACCCAAATATAATGCTATTCTAAGGGAACCTCCATACATGAACCAATTTGAATTGGGGCGAACACCCTATCCGTATCGAGAGAAGCCCCCAAGATATCACCGACCTCCTGAAAACAAAATGGCGGACAATCTTTCCCCAGACTGTGTGAGTGATTCACAAGCCTCGCACTCTGATAGGGGAACAATTAAGGGAGACAAGCAGGACTCAAATGAGAGAAGCCTGCAACTAGACTCTCATTCCCACTCCCCCGCCGAAGTCCCCCACAGTACTGAGGAAGCCAATTTACCCAGCAGCGACCCACAGCAGCAGCAGACGAGAGTTCCCTCGACCGAGCAGGATGTCACACGGTTACACGAGTATCACCTGAGTAAGCGCATGTCATTGTTACAGGGCAGCGAGGGTGTCCACTCCCTCCAGAGCTCCCAGTGCTCCTCTATAGATGCTGGCTGCAGTTCAGGAAGCAGTAGCTGTGTCACTCCCATGGACTCTCCCCTCTGCACTGGAGAAAACATGCACCTACTCTCAGAGTCTTCCCTCAAGGGGCTGGGCTATATTAGTGGGGAGGAGAAGGCCTATGGCACCCAAGGCCAGGGGACACAGCAGGGCAAGGCTAGACATCAGACCATAGACCCCACCATGCTGAGGAAGATCCACGCAGCCACCAGTGCCGAGCCTGGATTCGGTACCATACGAGGAGATGGCTGCCACCGGATGCCTAAGATAAAAGAAACCACAG TGTAG